GCCACTTAAttacttgaagctcttgttgtcaaatTCTTGTGTTAGACGTGCTGTTGTGTTGTTaagtagtgtttgcagaaggcctgattgagaaaatcgtaacaatattatttacAGTGTTACCAAAAGTAAGATCTACTAAGACTAAGTATATTGGCCACATGAAATGCTTCACACCTCATTACTCATCAGACTAGAACATAATAGccttattatataaaaaaaattcaaaatcatttatgaaacaattttatttacattatttggaTTCCAAACATAGAGTCAATATTAATGCCAATAAAATCAgaaaattttattataattatatgtcTTTAAGTTTCTTTTCGTTATAAAACCTATATCAAAttgactctgtctgtcttattTCTTCCACTGCTGAGGGCTACAGGCCCATTTCACTCTCATCTTGTGTGGCAAAGATGGCTGAGAAAATACTAAATGAGCATCTGGTTTGGTACGGTACTTATAGCTCtagaacaggctggtttcagTGCTGGAGTTTCTGCTTGTCACAACACTTTACATGCAAGATGTCAcaatgtgttgtgatgccggggattttacttgaaataaaatagttgaataaatgaagatctagaatcacagtAGAAGATTTTtagttaaaacaaaactctggaactttatttaaatataaaacgtaagtacagcttatgtacaaattacagatcaaatcaacacaaaatatcacaaaggcttttaaaacagagctcttagaagacCGACTGACtactatcaaaatattttatcgactgacGTTCTCTCTACtctcgccaattctctggcgctaactcttttttaaaaaatgtctttgtttaatttcaaatcaaccaatagatttgaaACATCATAATCACGTTTTGGGAAAAACCTGAGGTGCTGTCAAGGGTCtaaatttgtggggtaattcctgaggctcagtaagggtttatatttcttttaaatgtgaaatgtacaaataattctataatggcatctttgacatattacccccccccccctccatttagcatttgtatggtaatagaaatgctcatatgtattaaaaatatttaaatatacacaaaataccatacatgaaattatagaaaaatggttgaggtaacatatgacaatgctctgaaaaataaagtcaacaaaatgtaaatgcagtgtcAGGTATATGAGAATAGAATTATTGATGAATTTgaacacctgtttcactattcaagtggttatgaaaatgagacaatatcaaaagttgtacaaagcataatacttgaataaattaaatcttgaattgaatgagTTACTTCTCTTTATGTGCttcatgataaaattaaaatatgacattataactcatttggttagtactaatgtgaaaatgtgtacatggaaaaatatattgcatatgaaaaattgacatagaaaaaattgatgtatacatgacaatcttctgaatAATGATACTAAATGTAATACAAATCTTAatatgtgtgaagcaatgaagaATTTCAATTATaagtcatgtatctgtactattataataggatatatgcaataataatatacctgaaataaaatacctgaaatgaaatgcacatgatttaaaaattaagatgtctgatgcatgtcatatgcaatgatgctgaaacataataaacaaagtaattGATTAAACatatcttgaatgagtgaccttcctcagcgggttgcttggtgctgaaaaaaaatgtaacataatCTTGaaaaatgagtagacaaattaattaattaattaaatataactggataatgttcttccttgacgagtatgaatgatagTGAATCAAGTGAcactaaatatgctatagtacatatggaaagtagaaatgtaaagttcggaacccttctgaattgccgtcatggatgtgtgtacgtgttttttaaacttgaagaaaaggtctttcagtttatgaagctgttgtctccatgtcatattgatctcacagataatgtctgattgaaccgcgtttgagtttggtgaaaataagaactgtccgaaaccaaaactcaattttctggttgatgaactttgacgctgtagaacaatggtagcagaatgttttgcattagaatgttcaatagagcaatgactgaacatgtctgagttcaatcggtcgatacagcaatgttgaagaagtttatttgttcctttctgaagaaaagttgccccttgagtggacggaggatgaaacttggtgttgtcaatgttattgctttctgagtttctttcaaattgcagtactggaaatgtctcagaaacactggtaaagaaatctgcatggactgtaaacactttaatgttcttcactgtttgtagtgctatgtcattcagagtgatgaccttgggaatgtcaatgtGATTTGATGCTgctaatgaaacatctatctcaggaatgggtgttgatgatgtttcttcttcttcctcaggaatagttgctaagcttgtaaaatgttcaacttctgctttgatgtcttcattatctgtttcatggtaatgttcaaacatatgaacatgaattACTTTGGTTGACTTGTTGAtgttgatttcataaagcaggttggaaatctttctgatgatgtggaaaggaccttgccatttgtaaaacagtttgttactgaaatctggtaacagtaattTGACTTTATCTCCTTGATCAAACtgtcttgatttcatgtgttcatgtactattctttgacttccaatgttcatggttgtaatggcttcttgagttgactcacattctttcaaatgaggaatactAGTATGAGTTGTAGAgtcagattgaatagtttcacttttgtctggtatagccaaagttgattgaataaaaatttctttgttatCTGCTTGAttctggttcatgagacttgtcttgacTGTAGCAAAAATGTTCAATGCATATCATAGTATTGGTAGATAATGATGCAGATGTCTTGTTCAAATCTTGATGTATGGAGTCATCATCAGTGTTTAGGGATGGAAAAGTACTTGGTAGAGGTgggcttgtattgtcaggtagggatggacatgtagaaCTAGTagcaggtagggatggacatgtagtaacaggtagggatggacatgtagtaacaggtagggatggacatgtagtaggcAGTGATGTCCCTGTAGATTTACTTGAGTCTTGATTCATAGATTCATTGTTGTCAATTCTAACTTTGTAGTCttctttgttctttgttttagttatgttgcttttcttttgagtttgtttcttctCACAATAATCATGTTGACAATGTGaacaattattaatgtatttcttgacatctttggtcAAGCTAGGCCAATAATATTCTTTGGCAATTCTCTTCTTAGTACTTGTTACACTCATATGTATGGTTTCATAAAATTCATGCTTTGCTTTGATTATTTGTTGTCTGTACTTCTGTggtacatatatttgttcaatCACATTGTACTTGCGGAAAATATACTTCTTGAGAAATCCATCTTCGAGATATGCTGTACGCTTTCTTAATTGAGCTTTCTGGtatattcttgttaatgttGCATCATTCTTTTGTTCAGCTTTGAATTCGGTATTTTTCAATTCTAATAATTCTCGTTTTAGTTCTTCTTGCCGTCTTCTGTCGTTTTCTCTGTCGAACTCagctaatttattatcaaaccaTCTTTCTCGTTCATGTGAAGGAATGTTGAGTTTTTCTGCTAAAGCTATGGCTTCACCTATTATGTCTGTTGTTAAAGTCATGTTACAATGTACTTTTgcttgatattctttttcttcctgtCGATGAACCCATTCATCTGGTTTAGgtacttgtttttctttagctatgtcaaataattctaaccatctttgtgttcttgTCTTTGGAGACATGTTGAAAAATATACCAACTTGGAATGTAGAAATATAGTAACGTTTTGAATATAACAAATCAATGTTAGTTAAGCCGTAACTGGCTATGAAGTAGAACTTTGTTTTACAGTAGAAGTACTACTGGagtcgttgtgttctagaaccggaagccatatttaatttttttgttagtttcttgtattggagcaaaatgttcaatatctggattttggctttatctcagatataataataatataatgacaaagttcttgaagcctcaatttgctaataatgCTTGACAGTAaacttgtagttactggagtcgtatgattgaatatatagatctattgagccgagtactttttactggtttaacagttggttaaatctggtcttctgtttactttgtgccagacaaatgattatttactggtcttctttataatgactataatgccagttatttgctttactggtcttttatattgccagttatttgctttactggtcttttttataatgccagttattatgtatattggtcttattccttttgccaattacacataataatagatttcgtgagttagacgtaactctaacgaaaatctttataaaagaattatcgataaccaactgacctgttaaacacagaaattctgtcctccgttaaataagaatgaagttcctttgaagagtttagaaattggtcctagatcttgaataaatttcgttaaaagttgtccataaacttttattagtcggagagtgccaaatATGTCACAACACTTTACATGCAAGATGTCAcaatgtgttgtgatgccggggattttacttgaaataaaatagttgaataaatgaagatctagaatcacagtAGAAGATTTTtagttaaaacaaaactctggaactttatttaaatataaaactaagtacagcttatgtacaaattacagatCAAATCAACACAAAATATCACAAAGGCTTTTAAAACAGAGCTTTTAGAAGACCGACTGACtactatcaaaatattttatcgactgacGTTCTCTCTACtctcgccaattctctggcgctaactcttttttaaaaaatgtctttgtttaatttcaaatcaaccaatagatttgaaACATCATAATCACGTTTTGGGAAAAACCTGAGGTGCTGTCAAGGGTCtaaatttgtggggtaattcctgaggctcagtaagggtttatatttcttttaaatgtgaaatgtacaaataattctataatggcatctgtgacactgctatagaccaagtcaacatctttgtgcagagGGTGGTAGATTCCAAAGGACCAAAAGCACATAATATGCAGTCTTCATTGAtttaaaacaggcatatgagAAAGTATAGGGGCCCATGGGGCCTTTATAAATGACCTACCagctcagctaaaatgccaaatGCTTatgataattaaattattttttcaaacataataatactatttttactttaatgAATATTCAAAAATGGATTTATAATGGATTAATGGATTTATAATTACTGTGCAAATACAGCAGTGTTTGTTTTGTGGTCCCTTGAAAAATACCCAGTTTACCCAAAAGGCAGTTTGCTAAACACTGCTTTAAACATTTTGTCTTGTCTGCCTCAGGTTCAGGCAACTGATTTTATATCTGAATGAGATTTGAATGTGTCTGTCTGTAAACCAATACACTATCTAAAGGTTTGCATATGTACAGAGCTAACAACCTGTTTCTATAtgtatggatttttttttcaaacttatgtTTCATAATTTAATGataaatacatgtttttttttttaataaagttgCCTAAGAACATCCTCTTAATCTGATCTGGTTTATGAACTCTTTCAGGTCACTGCCAAGAAATTCAAAGCAGTATAGAGAGATTAAAACAAAGATTActaaacattgaaataaaagttCATACAGTGCGCACAGATGAACAGCAACATTCTTACTTTAAAGTGAACTCTTTGATAAAAAGATTAGAACATGTGTGCCTCGATGGAGATCCTGATGATGATTCTTTCAGAAAGCAAGCTAAAGGTTATCTCAATGCTTGTCTTTCAGATATGCAGTCAGGTGGTCCAGTGGACTATAGGTTTCAGGGAATGATTCTAGACTGTAAGTTGGAAGATCAGAAACAAGTTAGGCAACGACTGGAGTGTTTAGTTCAAGGAAGGATTCATGAGAAGTTCATTGAAAATGTGCTAAGGGACAAGGCGATAGAGATAGAAGATGCTGGTAATACAGAGGCTAGAGATGTGGAGATGTGATGTATCACAGCATTCAACTCCTCTATCCAAAACCTAGAACAGTCCTTGCAGTAATATCAGAATCTTAAATTTACTTGTGCTGCATtatcttaaaatttattttttaattgctatTCATTTTGTaatatcttatttt
The DNA window shown above is from Biomphalaria glabrata chromosome 5, xgBioGlab47.1, whole genome shotgun sequence and carries:
- the LOC106064369 gene encoding uncharacterized protein LOC106064369; this encodes MASGDETESTNDSHNRSFLLLNYLDSIEDSVENVYRKAQDLSQERDTLITLLSELEAESNDIAIVTSKKLKHKNIENDHDHHHDDKRFDKRNDYDTDDHHSRLNLGLDVHVHDHEVNYQESESSKNGLNGHCQEIQSSIERLKQRLLNIEIKVHTVRTDEQQHSYFKVNSLIKRLEHVCLDGDPDDDSFRKQAKGYLNACLSDMQSGGPVDYRFQGMILDCKLEDQKQVRQRLECLVQGRIHEKFIENVLRDKAIEIEDAGNTEARDVEM